A single window of Methanobacterium sp. DNA harbors:
- a CDS encoding TIGR02556 family CRISPR-associated protein, with the protein MIGSLYNLGKFIVEHKELEEIDVFQDTAKLTSKTKRVLLINLEYVDTKFVYKCIIEEELNKRDSNKYLYKGGPPNGVDYTPASLITSKAESTFKNRVLKWFKTHKDPEFLDKIADELTENKDQITKDLEDKFQSIDKKNRNNVLLTISIQDGFEKKFCGNYLIFREILSEEAMYRYHNLKTIGESSGKGTCYLCDEPKEVYGFVPNAFGFSFSTADKKGNVPNFIQADQWKQVPICGKCAVFLEAGKKFVQEYLSFNLFTLKFFVIPNFLFKGDNEEFEEFYERVVDLKGKKYEKGLIEEEDSEEEDSLYSIVKNTDDVLEFKFLFYDLKGGGKFIDILNYVESILPSWMKNIYTAQDIIKNDILFQEDNLKLNFGKNVEGDFIELRRAQSKGYINQYNWYAGFLREFFPSKYDKYFLDIIGFIIGGKSINKDFLISKFMDRIKQSHRTDPENDYSMKLLTTEALMLYMFFNELNLLKGVDKMKIGSHNEEDNEKEFFEVYGEFIDTPEKKAAFLMGLITKKLTAIQYRSLGATPFMTKLWGLTLDQKKIQKLYPMIINKLREYKAAYPDLEELISVNLLKSNKNWKLSGDETSFYFVLGFTLNGLFKQNKEGVKNE; encoded by the coding sequence TTGATAGGATCTTTATACAATCTAGGCAAATTTATTGTAGAACACAAAGAATTGGAAGAAATTGACGTTTTTCAAGATACAGCAAAGTTAACAAGCAAAACAAAACGGGTTTTGCTTATTAATTTAGAGTATGTCGATACAAAATTTGTTTATAAATGCATAATTGAAGAAGAATTAAATAAACGGGATAGTAATAAGTATTTATACAAAGGAGGCCCACCTAACGGTGTTGATTATACCCCAGCTTCCTTAATAACTAGCAAAGCAGAATCTACTTTTAAAAATCGAGTTTTAAAATGGTTTAAAACCCATAAAGACCCGGAATTTCTCGATAAAATAGCTGATGAATTAACTGAAAACAAAGATCAGATTACAAAAGATTTAGAGGATAAATTTCAATCTATCGATAAAAAAAATAGAAATAATGTTTTGCTGACAATTTCCATCCAAGATGGATTCGAAAAGAAATTCTGTGGGAATTATCTTATATTTCGAGAAATTCTTTCAGAAGAAGCTATGTACCGCTATCATAATTTAAAGACTATTGGCGAATCAAGTGGTAAAGGAACATGTTACCTGTGTGATGAACCAAAAGAGGTATATGGATTTGTCCCAAATGCTTTCGGTTTTTCTTTTTCAACAGCTGATAAAAAGGGAAATGTACCTAATTTCATACAGGCTGATCAATGGAAACAAGTACCTATCTGTGGAAAATGTGCTGTTTTCCTGGAAGCTGGTAAAAAATTTGTTCAAGAATACCTTTCTTTCAATTTATTTACTCTAAAATTTTTCGTGATCCCGAATTTCCTGTTTAAAGGAGATAATGAAGAGTTTGAAGAATTTTATGAACGTGTAGTTGATTTAAAAGGTAAAAAATATGAGAAAGGGTTAATCGAAGAGGAAGATTCAGAGGAAGAAGATAGCCTTTATTCCATTGTGAAAAATACCGATGACGTGCTGGAATTCAAATTTTTATTTTATGATCTCAAAGGTGGAGGTAAATTTATTGATATTCTGAATTATGTTGAAAGCATCCTCCCATCTTGGATGAAGAACATTTACACAGCTCAAGATATCATTAAAAATGACATTCTTTTCCAAGAAGACAATTTAAAACTAAATTTTGGGAAAAATGTTGAAGGAGACTTCATTGAATTGAGACGTGCCCAAAGCAAAGGATACATCAATCAATATAATTGGTATGCTGGGTTTTTAAGAGAATTTTTCCCTTCAAAATATGATAAATACTTCTTGGATATTATTGGGTTTATTATAGGTGGCAAATCCATTAACAAAGATTTTTTGATTTCAAAGTTTATGGATAGAATTAAACAATCTCATAGGACTGATCCTGAAAATGATTATTCCATGAAACTGTTAACAACAGAAGCATTGATGCTTTACATGTTTTTTAACGAACTAAACTTATTGAAAGGTGTTGATAAAATGAAGATTGGTTCACATAATGAAGAAGATAATGAAAAAGAATTTTTTGAAGTCTATGGTGAGTTTATAGATACTCCAGAGAAGAAAGCTGCGTTTTTAATGGGTTTGATCACCAAAAAACTTACGGCAATACAGTATAGATCATTAGGTGCAACACCTTTCATGACAAAGTTATGGGGCCTTACATTAGATCAGAAAAAAATTCAAAAATTGTACCCGATGATAATTAACAAATTAAGAGAGTACAAAGCAGCTTACCCCGATTTAGAAGAACTTATATCCGTTAATCTATTAAAATCCAATAAAAATTGGAAACTTTCAGGAGATGAAACGAGTTTTTATTTCGTTTTAGGATTTACCCTTAATGGGCTATTTAAACAGAATAAAGAAGGTGTGAAAAATGAATAG
- the cas5b gene encoding type I-B CRISPR-associated protein Cas5b, giving the protein MIDKVVVFDIWGDYGYFRRGYTTTSTISYPFPSRTTLAGIVSGILGYDRDSYYDLFGPKNSAFALQIINPIKKMRINLNLIDTKTGFILSDNKGQRTQLPAEFLKDVKYRICLWLDDDSIMDELFTYLSNHKSVYTPYLGISDCLANIKLVKNSFIEPEELLATKEDIKVHSIVPTDKAKIKIEPGKKYGAVKSPSFINAERIVKEFQEFYYEENGDTMLIVDGRYHSIGDMNVIFF; this is encoded by the coding sequence ATGATTGACAAAGTAGTGGTTTTTGATATATGGGGGGACTATGGGTATTTCCGGAGGGGATACACCACTACCTCTACAATTTCTTACCCATTCCCCAGCAGAACTACTTTAGCAGGAATTGTTTCAGGAATACTGGGTTATGATAGAGATAGTTACTATGATCTGTTTGGACCAAAAAACAGCGCATTCGCATTACAAATTATTAACCCTATCAAAAAAATGAGGATAAACCTGAACTTGATAGACACCAAAACAGGATTCATTCTTTCAGACAATAAAGGGCAGCGAACTCAATTGCCAGCTGAATTTCTTAAAGATGTTAAATACAGGATATGTCTTTGGTTAGATGATGATTCAATAATGGATGAACTTTTCACATACTTATCAAACCATAAATCAGTTTACACTCCTTATTTGGGAATATCGGACTGCCTAGCAAATATTAAACTTGTTAAAAATAGTTTTATTGAACCTGAGGAACTTCTAGCAACAAAAGAAGATATAAAGGTACACAGTATAGTTCCAACTGATAAGGCTAAAATAAAAATTGAACCGGGAAAAAAGTATGGTGCTGTTAAGTCCCCTTCATTCATAAATGCAGAACGTATAGTAAAAGAATTTCAAGAATTTTATTATGAGGAAAATGGTGATACCATGCTAATTGTAGATGGTCGATATCATTCAATTGGTGATATGAATGTCATCTTCTTTTAA
- the cas7b gene encoding type I-B CRISPR-associated protein Cas7/Csh2 has product MNRSELVFLYDIAYANPNGDPLDENKPRIDEDVELNIVTDVRLKRTIRDYLHDFKGQGIFVKEIEDENGNIQDAKLRAMDYLIDENGEKVDITDKNLSLSQIKRIMYDNILKECVDVRLFGGTIPLEIKKKGKSSITLTGPVQFRFGRSMHKVEMKHIKGTGAFASSAGKQQKTFREEYILPYSLISFYGAINENAAKKTLMTEEDESLLVEGIWNGTKNLITRSKFGQMPRLLLKVTYSDANYFIGDLDKKIKIEHDLEDDKKLRSVDELQIDVSQLIIALKSDLDKIESISVKFDPAVKFKDSVPIEVDLVEHLVENGLPATKLTI; this is encoded by the coding sequence ATGAATAGATCAGAACTGGTTTTTTTATATGACATAGCGTATGCAAATCCAAATGGCGACCCCTTAGACGAGAACAAACCCAGAATAGATGAAGATGTCGAGTTAAACATAGTTACTGATGTGCGTCTGAAACGGACTATAAGAGATTATCTTCATGATTTTAAAGGCCAGGGAATTTTTGTTAAGGAAATTGAGGATGAAAATGGAAATATTCAAGATGCTAAATTAAGGGCTATGGATTATTTAATTGATGAAAATGGAGAGAAAGTGGATATAACTGACAAAAATCTTTCTTTGAGTCAAATTAAAAGAATTATGTATGATAATATTTTAAAAGAGTGCGTTGATGTTCGTCTTTTTGGTGGTACCATACCGCTTGAGATAAAAAAGAAGGGGAAAAGTTCAATAACATTAACGGGGCCAGTTCAATTCCGATTTGGAAGATCAATGCACAAAGTTGAAATGAAACATATCAAAGGTACAGGAGCTTTTGCTTCAAGTGCAGGCAAACAACAAAAAACTTTCAGAGAAGAATACATTCTCCCCTACTCATTAATTTCTTTTTATGGTGCTATAAACGAAAATGCAGCTAAAAAGACTTTGATGACCGAAGAAGATGAGTCTCTACTTGTTGAAGGAATTTGGAATGGTACTAAAAATCTTATAACCCGGTCTAAATTTGGACAAATGCCCCGATTATTATTGAAGGTTACTTACAGCGATGCTAACTACTTCATAGGTGATCTCGATAAAAAAATCAAGATTGAACACGATCTTGAAGATGATAAAAAGCTGCGAAGCGTTGATGAACTTCAAATTGATGTTTCTCAACTTATCATTGCTTTAAAATCAGATTTAGATAAAATAGAATCCATAAGTGTTAAATTTGATCCTGCGGTTAAATTTAAGGATAGTGTTCCAATCGAAGTAGATCTAGTTGAACATTTGGTTGAAAATGGATTACCTGCAACTAAATTAACAATCTGA